Proteins from a genomic interval of Papaver somniferum cultivar HN1 chromosome 4, ASM357369v1, whole genome shotgun sequence:
- the LOC113273609 gene encoding uncharacterized protein LOC113273609: protein MGDSSSTASYIHMVQHLIEKCLLFHMTKEECMEALFKHANIKPVITSTVWKELEKENKDFFEAYYAGNKGGDRMSESETTQKIQKMLSESSATTELSATSPARCGSSIGSQDEKDQDEHN, encoded by the exons ATGGGGGActcttcttctactgcttcatacATCCACATG GTGCAACACTTGATTGAGAAGTGTCTACTATTCCACATGACAAAGGAAGAGTGTATGGAAGCTCTCTTTAAGCATGCAAATATCAAACCTGTCATCACTTCAACTG TGTGGAAGGAACTGGAAAAAGAAAACAAGGACTTCTTTGAGGCCTATTATGCTGGAAACAAAGGAGGAGACCGAATGTCTGAATCAGAAACTACCCAAAAGATCCAAAAAATGCTCTCGGAGTCATCTGCTACGACGGAATTATCTGCTACTTCACCGGCCAGATGTGGATCATCCATAGGATCTCAAGATGAAAAGGATCAAGACGAACATAATTAA